Within the Pseudorasbora parva isolate DD20220531a chromosome 20, ASM2467924v1, whole genome shotgun sequence genome, the region tatctatctatctatctatctatctatctatctatctatctatctatctatctttctatctatctatggaCAATTTggacatctatctatctatctatctatctatctatctatctatctatctatctatctactaATACACGTTTAGACTTGTATCCTGATTATAATAAAATAGTATTTGAATTACTTTAGAATACCATGTAAATACTATCAGCATGATAATGATTTAATATGAATCAAATGGTGCTTTCAAGTCCTTCTGGGAAGTTCGTCTTTACGAGTTACGACATCAGGTGAGGTGTGTCACTTTTTTATCAAAGCAATATGGCGGTACGTTCTTCTCTTAATTAACTACACAAACGAATACAGGAATGTTTTTGAGCTCTACTTCCAGAAAATGAAGAAAGAATTAAAAAGTTttgctttttaatgttttaaatgaatCTATGAAACCACTGCACTTTATCGTTACATACAGTGGTGGTCAAAATAGTTGGTACCCCTGGTGATCAAgtattgttgtaaaataaatctgcatattttatccttttgatcttttattttttttaaatctcaaaaatctaacctttcactgaagtaaaatatttgaacattgggtaaatcacattatgaaataaatgcttttctccaaaacacgttggccacaattattggcaccctttcattaaatactttttgcaacctcctattgccaagataacagctctgagtcttctcctataatgcctgatgagtttggagaacacctgacaagagatcagagaccattcctccaaactgaatctctccagatccttcagattcacatCTCCATGCTGGTGCTTCTTCTGTGGTTCAGGTCAGAGGACTGGGAcggtcatggcagaagcttcattctgtgctcagtgacacaggtgtgtgttgattttgatgttagttttggatcgttgtcctgatgggagatccaaccacggcccattataagatttctagcagaggccgtcaggttttgattttttatctGCTGGTTTTTGCTAGAATCCATTAtaatgtatctgaacaagatgtccaggacctccagcaaaaaaataggcccacaacattaaagatccagtggtatttatagccgtgggcatggggtacttttattcctgtttgcaccaaacccatctgatgggtttgctgccaaaaagctgttttatagtTTTGTCTGACTACAGAACCAGGTCTCTTTTGACTTTACAGTCAtgtctgacagctgaataagctggagtttgttttttggatgagcgaggaggatttttcttgaatccctcccaaacaacatgtggtgatgtaggggaTGTTTGACTCAACTAATATCtgcgattctccatctgtgatccttggcAACTCTTGGGTCTTtggccattcaaaagtttgtccTTGCCATGCATTATAAGATATACACACATGACCTCTTTCAGACAGActtgtaacatctttagttgttTAGAACTtattaattattgccctgatggtggaaatttgaattttcaatgctttagctattttcctacagccactttctattttgtgaagctcaacaatcttttgctgcacatcagaaatGTATTCTGCGGTTTTACTtattgtgatgaatgattaaaggaatttggcctttgtgtttcctcatatttatactcctgtgaaacaagaAATCATAGTTGGATGATGTAATGTTCCttgtcaccctggtgtgctaacaaatgtaaatattaatgtgatatacttcagagatattttactcataaaaaacTGTAgtggtgccaataattgtggccaacatgttttggagaaatgtatttatttcataatgtgatttaccccccattttcaattattttacttcagtGAAAGGTTAgctttttgtgaattttttgaataaaagatcaaaaggataaatgcagatttttgttttacagccatatttgatcatatttacctgGGGtgccaacaattttgaccaccaCTGTATTATATTGTTACATTACAATGCCATTCATTTTTGTGCAGGGAATAgcttattttgttgtaaataaaaaagcCTGACAATGTCACTGCTAAATAGCCTACCTATTGTGGTAATTCCTGCCGTGTTTCTCAAGGAAATGCCCCCAACTCGTTAAAGTCGGGGCTTAAAGAAAATTAAAAGAGTTTTCCACTGTTCATGTGCATTCAACTCATAAATacaatctttctttcttttaattttttttatgtatttattgatGCTCAAAACAGTAGGCTACAACAAAATAGCCTAtgcaaaaatgttaaaaataaattgaatattgataaaatatgaaatttagCCTACATGACACTGAAAAAAGGAATATAATTGCAAACAGATAATgtttttaaggccttttaaaataaattgctTGCTTAAAATGAACCCAAAGAATGTTGGAAATTAACATTTATTCatatgtttaataaattaacattattatgtTTAATGAATGGGGGGTTCATTTTAAGCCAGACATATAGTAATATTTAAACAATAGTTGGgtaaacatttaacccaactgctgggtttgtccattttcaacccagcttgtttttttttaacccagcattgtTCAGAGTGCATGATATCATCATGGTACCAGCATTGTGCTACAATACGTCTGTGCAAgtgccatcatcatcatcaatatTCCCATACGCCTGTGTGTATTCCCACTGTTTCCACTGTGACTTTAAAACAATTTGGCTTTTCAACAAGAGCTAAATCTCAAAAGTTGCTCCATAGTTAGAAACAGGGTTAGAAACCGTATTATAAAGACCTACTTGTTGGAAGCCCGTAGCCAGCGCCATCTTCTGGACAAATAGGCCTACATCCATGTTCTATTGCTCCTACTCGACTAATACTGCCTGTAGATGAGCTTGATAGGTCATCGGCTACTCCAGTCTCCGGTTTCATTTCCGGCTCAGTTCGCAGCTGAACGAATGTGTTTCGTTTTAGTTGTACTCGAGCCCCGGTGGATTTAAACACGCACCAGCAGAGATGTCTACCGCTCTTGAGAGTTACATTAACCGTATCCTTTGACGCATTTCATGATGAGCGCAGTGACGGTGTTGTAGAACAGTGAATGGTGgcattttgttgttttaatgacAGTGTTTATGTTTCAATGGGCGCgaggatgttatgaacgtgatAAAGCCATGCCATTATCGGCATCATTTTAGTGTGCATTTACTACATAACCATACAGTGGAGTGGTGTATATGTATGGGTAAATTGTGTCTGGTTATGTGTTTGTACTACAAGCTTAAACTAATTCCAGATGAGTATATATTTAATAGAAATATGCTATTTAAGCATGCACAATGTATATGACTATGCTCGCTCTGTGTACTACATTATATAGACGTTAATTTAATATGTATATGTGCACTGGCTAAGTGTTAATGTTGTTGATGTCTTTATGAGCCTGAACTGAcatatttaaagggacagttgcCATCGTCACATCAGATGGCAGAATGATTGTGGTGAGTTTTTCCTCATGTTTTCATGTAAACATTGTTTGTGTGCATTAATAAAGTAGCCTGCTTATGACTTTTATTGTCTTGATCTTAGGGGACATTAAAAGGTTTCGATCAGACAATCAACCTGATCCTGGATGAAAGCCACGAGCGCGTGTTCAGCTCTTCCCAGGGAGTAGAGCAGGTGGTCCTGGGACTGTATATTGTCAGAGGCGATAATGTGTATGTATTAAAGGCCCTAGTATTTCTGCTATTTGTTTGCATTGTGCAAATCATCTGCAGAGTTTATTTTTGAGACCATAAAAGGAACAGACCtgtatgtttatttgtttaaggGCTGTAATTGGTGAGATCGACGAAGAAACAGATTCTGCGCTGGATCTTGGAAACATAAGAGCAGAACCGCTCAACTCTGTGGTGCACTGATGCCTCCCCAACAAGGACAGAAAAATCCACATTTAGACGAAATCTCTCACCCTAGGAAATCTGCAGGCATCAAAAAGCAGCAATAttatttgctttttttaatCTTAAAGACAATAGACTGAAcacatatactttttttttacgtGTTGAAATAAAAATCTGGAAAAtgatttgattaaaatatttctttattttttattgattatggggggtggggggggtgaAGACTGATGTAAGTATGCAGTTCCTATTTCCTAGGCAACATTTTAACTTAAACAGACATGAGTATATAAAATATGAATCTCTCAAAGAAAAATCCAGGTTATATTTCAGacaaatgaattaaaaattatatagCGCAAAAAGAAAATGAAGCCCATTCTTCtttatatatcttatattaagACATTGtctatgtatatgtatgtatatatgcatgtgtgtgtatagatagatagatagatagatagatagatagatagatagatagatagatagatagatagatagatagacttaTTATTAATAATCACACCAATTAGTTGgtgttaattaaatatcttcgTCCTATATCTTATATATAGACATTGTCACTATAGATAGATATGTCACTAGATATGTTTTCAGATATCaaaatatctatctatatatgtatgtatatatatatatatatatatatatatatatatatatatatatatatatatgtatattatatatatacccAATTCATTATGGGTTTGCCATGTTGGACAGGATTTGTACCACTATATGGCAGCAAAGAGCACCTTATCTACTACAACctcattttattaataataataattatcacACTAATTACTAGTTAATCTGATTAAATGCACAAAGAAAACATAAATGAAGCACCAGGGTTAtactttgcaggtgttttgataTGAAGCACCAGGGTTATACTTTGCAATTCATTTTGTCACCTTAGAAcaatatttattcattataaATATAGTCAGAAAACTGTTTTTATACATGTTATACATATACATgtcctggaccacaaaaccagtcataagttaCACAGGTATATTTTTGGCAATAGCCatcaatacattgtatgggtcaaaatgatcgatgatcatgttccatgaagatattttgtaaatttcctaccgtaaaaaaatatataaaatatattactagtagtaatatgcattgctaaggacttcatttggacaactttaaaggtgattatctcaatatttagatttttttgcaccctcagatccagattttcaaatagttgtatattgtcctatcctaacaaaccaccagtggaaaatgtatttattcagctcatttatatttatttataatctcaattaaaaaataaataacaacaaaaaaaccttatgaatggttttgtggtccagggtcacaaatatCATCATGGATGCTTACAAGAAGAACGAGAGCAGAGTAGACCCTGTTTTCTGAGATGGCTCAGTTCTTTATGCCGGGTACATGCTTCAAGGTTTTAGACCTGATCACTCGCCAACAGTTTTGTAGATATCACCAAACAATCACGTCAGTGACTGATCAAAGAAGTTTGTGGCCTGTTATGCTGTAGTTCATCTACAAATCAGTAGGGGGACACTCATCTCCTATCCCAGTATACTCAATCCTGATCCTGGAGATCCATCTTCCAGCTCCTGATCCAACACACCTGCCTGTAATTTACATGTTCAGCCTGCAGGCCTTCATTCTCTGGTTTAGGTGGATTAGAGctaaaaactaaacttttgCATGAAGGCAGACCTCAAGGACAGGACTGAGCAGACCTGGGCACATACAGTGATATTACTGGTAAGCAAATATGTTTAAAGATTTTCCAGGCGCAGAACTCAAAGGTCAGTGTTGGTCTTCGCCTGTCATGCTCTTCTTGTAAAACCTTCCTcagtgttttttgggggggacaatacatttaaaatgggAGTACAttccaaatacattttttacttaaacaaatGATTTGAATGAGACTTTAAGACATGTTTGGCTGGATGAATTCTGCCACACGTGACACTGCCTTGTATTTGTCGAGGCTGCCAATGACCAGAGCTTTCTGCAGTTCAGAACGCTGGTCTGTGGTCAGATCTGGGCTATTGTAATGAATCCTGATCCATGATTCACCTGCCAATTGAATCAATAGATCAACACAGATTTGTCTTAATAAACACTACAGATAAAAATTGTAATGGATAGTCACTGCATGTTTCAGAGTTGCctatttgcagtaatgacgaATGAAACTGGCTACTTATTTGACCAATTGTGGCATTACACACGCTTTTTAAACTGACTCCTCAGGTTGAGTGAGTGTAAATAGTAGCTaccacaactggcttttaaaaggaatgggagatgagactctgattggttcatTGCACTTGATGCCCAAAACATACCCATGACTCATCAAGATACTAGGGAGtagggacaacccttttggaccatgcgcctggCGCACAGACGTTTTTTtctgtcgttaaactagcaaaagtggatttggacacaacctaagtgcacctgcactatgcgcttcagaccatgtgctcagacagggctggactggggctaaaattcggctctggcatacccagcacatccggcccatgagtttcCCGTGAAtatttttgctggggttggggccttaaattggcgtatataaataaaactaggacaaataatgatagatattatcgaatttgctgcaaatgcagataaacttaatattgcttttttggtcagacagaaatgcccttggcagtaaagcactgatgattttgagctaggatgcagtaaagtacatttactgcttttaaatgctgtcatcatttactcactctcgtgtcattccaaacctgcatgacttctgtgaaacacaaaataagatgttttgaagaatgttggcaaccaagccattttggttaggctaccatttgaatattgtatgaacaaaaaaacacactcaaattattttattttatgctacacagaaataaattcatttaggtttggagtgacattagggtgagtaaatgatcacattttggggttgaacaatcatatttttcaagagttaacacatcatttaagtaagacactgatatctatctttcatgaggctattacatttcattaaatctattaaaaaaaagttattaaaacttttaaagaggaaaaaaaaaagctttgtcctttaTTTATGGGATCTAGACTTAAGCTGTTTTATAGACTAGTTTAACTATAgaccagtttcatttaaatgtaagatcatggtagtcacagggtaaaaaacagACTGTAcaaaccttgctcctcattatatggctatattgtttccaaaactatataaaacatatataataaacttatttgtaagtaaaaaaatgtaaacacctgtagaaaatacgaaaacagcctctataaaagtgatttatattctgcaatattaatttatgtaatatagcaacatttttaataaatgtttcttcctaaacaccatatttcttcgctGTTAGTAGCTGCAGAGTAAGTTGTGGTTGtgctaaagtgaaacgtttgtgtgtattgccgttttccactttacctcgtcatgaataGGCTACGtatgctcgcggctgttttcagcaGATTCACCACAGAActgtaatgtttccatatcacacgattgtataaaactaaataagtcaaagtgccgttcatagagcagtatttaaacgcagcgtacgttcgtcagcggctgtgctgtgcggatattcgccttttgcagttccatgcgctcaaataataaataaataaatagaaaaaagcgcctaatatggaggggaggtcgctctcgcttcggcttgtcaattcagaagacaaaccaatgggccgctgtcgctgcatgttgtcagtggtaaaaaaaaaataaaaaaaaatatatatatatatatatatttttttttttcaattttaaacACTATACCGGCCCCaaaagtgcgtcggcccaccgggcaaatgcccggtatgccagattaccagtccagatCATTAAAAAAGGGCCTAGGCTTTGTTCATCATTCCGTACTACTACAGTACCACTCGTACTATTATTGTGCAGCATATTGGGTACAGCATGCAAAATGTTTTTCACATTTGCAAAACTGTTTAGTGTACAACCAAAGCACACCATCGTGTGCTTTCCCACGTTGcaatttgtcattttatttcCAGTGTGATAAATGAACCCGAATTTTAAACcagtaatattaaattaaatcttGACTCGTCATTTGATAGGATTGACAAAAAAGGTCCTAAACAAAACTGGATTAtggattattttaaattacagtGCAATGTGGTGAGGTCATGTGACTTTCAATGTTTATTGTTGCATATTGAATACTTTTTCACATACCATTTGTATAATTAATTGTCATTTTGTTATTTAGTAAGCAGTGTGTTTTTTGTTCCATACATATTATTTGAGAGACTAACCTTTCTGTACCTGCTGTCCCATCTTTACCAAGATCTCGGCTCCCACGCTATGATCAATTTTCTCTCCAGATTTAGTACGTCCTGCCCCTAACTTGTGCAGCACTTCAGCCAGGGCCAAACCATCAATGTCCAAAATGGCTCCTGTTAATCAAAAggtacacactcacacacacacacaatggctcTTGCTGAGATAATGGACGTGATGATTGCATGTACATGAATAACTGTGAATATTAATAGCGAGCTCTGTGCAATCTGTTTATAATCATGCCTGTGCCGTAAGTGTTATGTAAAAATAATTAACATATTTGATTCTCTAACGAGAACATGGAACATAATTACCATCATCTGGCACCTTAAGCTCTGTCTGAAGTGCTGCACGCGTCATGTGCTGAAAGTAGTCGGTTTGGTCTGAGCACAGGGAACGTGCCACACTTTCAGACACACCCTGAGCTTCCAGCATCGCCTGGAACTTTTTCAGGGCTTCTCCATTCTTCAGCTTCAGAGCGATTTCCTTTTTCCCACTCTCTAGAGTAAATTTGGGGTCACACATCCACAATATATGTCCACCTAAATATAATGGACAGGACACTGTTATGCTTCCTTATCACAGACATTAGTGGACAATTTATCTTGAAAAACATCACAAAAAGACATTTGGTTCCATTAAGTCAACTTAGGGGGTGTTCACTTGGCaggtttggttcgattaaagtGAACTCTGGTGCAATTATCTTAGTGCGGTTTATTTGATTTAGTGTCGTGTTACTTCCGTTTGTTGTTGTGTTGGtttttttgtattgttattttctttctttaaggTTTGGTCTTTAATGACAGTGTGAACACTAAGTAAACCAGGActaaagatattttttcttttttggtccggaccaagaGAACCCCTTTCAGTGGGATGTTTAAAAAAGGGTCCTTCCCCTTACCTAAAATGGTAACCAGTTCTCTGAGATCATCTGGCCCTCGTCCTTTAAGACACTCGAGGGCTTCACACACCTCAACTGCATTGCCTATACTCTGGCCAATAGGACAGTCCATTCGGGTAAGCACCGCCCCTGTCTTCATGCCAAGCATGTTTCCTGCAGTGACCTATCGGCACATGGACACCACGATTGTGTGACATTCGGAGTTGAATTGAAAAATTATGTCAATgctttagtgttttattttcattaaaacgtaTATACATGCACATTTATAACGCTATACATTACAGGACTCCTGGAGGGGcatatcaaatataaaataatatgagaTATAGGCAAATAATATGAAAattttaatgcttttgcattccCAAGAAACTTTGCATATTCAAAGAAATCCCAAGTTTAGCAAGcaaatgcaaagtttctcaggggacAATGGACtaactgtctctctctctctctctctctctctctctctctctctctctctctctctctcttcccccccccccattatGCAAGATGGTCTCTCACCAGTGACTGAGCAAGATCACGAGCACTGTCCAGATCTTTATACAGAGCAGCCCTACCAAACTTCACATCTAACACAAGAGCACTCAGACCCTCTGCTCCTTTCTTAGAAATGATGGAGCCTGTACAGAACATGGAATATTATCAGAAAATAATCAGGAGAAGTAGGGTAACAGTGTGAGAGAAGTTTTCCAGGGGCCtcttgcacaaaactaggatatgGGATTAAGTCGGGAAAtattggtgatcctggctcaatttatctgctaatatacagttatctttcgtTATTGTTGtagttcttggtgtgagtgtaCCTTCAGCGTGGATTtagcatacagatgacaagatcaccaagatataaCAATTCGTAATAATTTATAAttcgttacatttatatagtgcttttctaggcactcagagcgctttacattgaaggggggaatctcctcaggcaccaccaatgtgcagcatccacctggatgatgcgacggcagccatattgtgccagaacacccaccgcacaccagctgattggtggagaggagacagtgaTGAaaccaatcaggatatggggattattaggaggccatgatgaacAGGCGGGgccagggccggcgtttgctataggcgagctaggcggtcgcctagggcgacaattgtgttaggggcgcgagcgcgctctagactagtgccgcccattacttcccattaagcatataatcggaacaagcgaaatacaacataatgttcatgaaacatgatcatcatagggcgccccctcagccacacgtttaattacttatcaacctgattattggattgaattgatggtgattattgattattagttcaggcgttaggtcaggcaagtgctcatcttgcgcgttcatcaaaaatgaggcgtctaaacccgcggatgcacagggatggaaaaagagaaaaagagaaaggaagaaaattgaaagaaagcccagtatagaggttagtcttcttatctcagccaataagttgtcaaacaaaataaaattacttagtatcaatcttatcaactaatatttattttataaatattattaatattgtcaccaagctatcacttgctagttttctacataattactatacgtattgcaaacataacttcactgacaataatctacaataacctacatggatgtcatttaaatatcaaaagtccagttcgttatgaatatgaataacgctctctacgtgggcgtcggaaggaaataaatacggcctctcgtttttttttttttttttttttactggagcagcctaacgatagataccatattatttacattaaacagaaatatgctgtgttcactAAATACCTCacagtggctgtagtgtagtggtatgACGCATGGCATCAAGATTTGATGTAGATTGATCAGAGGTTCGATCCTGCCTTTTACCACAttcgctctattcccttttcccatcacatatcagatcggaaaggcatttattttcaataaaaagtgagaaaatgtttgaaaagtggaaataaagcgtcgaacgtgtttaataataagtgcatctcagttaggggtaggcctaggaaaacagacgtgctgaattagaatagagacgataaaagtgagtggggtgggttggaggggtggggggcgcaaaactccatctcgcctagggcaaccaaagagctagagccggccctgggcggggccaatgggcaaatttggccaggaatgccggggttacacccctactctttatcgaaggacatcctgggatttttaacgaccacagacagtcaggacctcggtttaacttctcatccgaaggacggcttaatcccttatcctagttctgtgcaataggccccaggaTAATCTTACTAGTGATAAGAGGAAGACAATCAACAGTTGATGTGGCGTCTCTGGTGGCGTAGAGAACACGGTCTGCTGGCACCAGACTCTCTGTCTGTCCCACAATGCAACAGCCCACATCCCTTATGATCTGCTCCACCTAGAAGTACAATATAATATTGTATTTCAATCCTTTTTTTgtggtaaattaaatatttataaaaaaaaatgttttcgaGTTTATCCATCACCCTGGAACTGGATATTTTATGAATACAGAAATCCTGCATACTGTAATGTTCATTACTAGCCTCAGCCCTTTTTAGTTCTGCTTGTTGTGTTTATATTTCCACAGCATGAAGTGAAGAGCTTACAGATTTATGACTGAACCGCTCGTTTTAAAATCTTCCTGGTTTACTGACTTTTATGGCATCCGCTTCAAACATTACAATGCTCGTGATAACTTTCTTTAACTCTCAAATAAGTCTTCACCAGCTAAACACTCTTCGACAGCGACGCCATAGAAATATACAGAGCTATCGCAAAAACAGAAGATcaaacataatatatgtgtgctTGTTTCTCATATTGTCAATACAACAGAAACACTGATGTAAGAATACCGCTGTAGTATTATTGAGTTGTGACCACCTATTATTTAATACTCATTCTTATAGGACCTGAGGATTGTATTTGCGATGTAACAGTTAATAGTGCAAAATTGATTGCTTGACTTTTGTCACGGCTATTACAGCTGACCATCAGTTCAGATGTAAGCAAATCCCACGTTTCCACATTACCCGTTCAACCGATTGGTTGACATTAAACCCAGGGATAGACTCCAGCTTGT harbors:
- the lsm8 gene encoding LSM8 homolog, U6 small nuclear RNA associated → MSTALESYINRTVAIVTSDGRMIVGTLKGFDQTINLILDESHERVFSSSQGVEQVVLGLYIVRGDNVAVIGEIDEETDSALDLGNIRAEPLNSVVH
- the tymp gene encoding thymidine phosphorylase isoform X1; amino-acid sequence: MSSNNNTISFPELIKLKRDGGELSPAEIHTFVQGVISGDFQQSQIGAMLMAIWQKNMTDEETLVLTREMMNSGETLKWPEEWIVVDKHSTGGVGDKVSLPLAPALAACGCKVPMISGRGLAHTGGTLDKLESIPGFNVNQSVERVEQIIRDVGCCIVGQTESLVPADRVLYATRDATSTVDCLPLITSSIISKKGAEGLSALVLDVKFGRAALYKDLDSARDLAQSLVTAGNMLGMKTGAVLTRMDCPIGQSIGNAVEVCEALECLKGRGPDDLRELVTILGGHILWMCDPKFTLESGKKEIALKLKNGEALKKFQAMLEAQGVSESVARSLCSDQTDYFQHMTRAALQTELKVPDDGAILDIDGLALAEVLHKLGAGRTKSGEKIDHSVGAEILVKMGQQVQKGESWIRIHYNSPDLTTDQRSELQKALVIGSLDKYKAVSRVAEFIQPNMS
- the tymp gene encoding thymidine phosphorylase isoform X2, which encodes MLMAIWQKNMTDEETLVLTREMMNSGETLKWPEEWIVVDKHSTGGVGDKVSLPLAPALAACGCKVPMISGRGLAHTGGTLDKLESIPGFNVNQSVERVEQIIRDVGCCIVGQTESLVPADRVLYATRDATSTVDCLPLITSSIISKKGAEGLSALVLDVKFGRAALYKDLDSARDLAQSLVTAGNMLGMKTGAVLTRMDCPIGQSIGNAVEVCEALECLKGRGPDDLRELVTILGGHILWMCDPKFTLESGKKEIALKLKNGEALKKFQAMLEAQGVSESVARSLCSDQTDYFQHMTRAALQTELKVPDDGAILDIDGLALAEVLHKLGAGRTKSGEKIDHSVGAEILVKMGQQVQKGESWIRIHYNSPDLTTDQRSELQKALVIGSLDKYKAVSRVAEFIQPNMS